One genomic window of Candidatus Thermoplasmatota archaeon includes the following:
- a CDS encoding nucleoside 2-deoxyribosyltransferase, translating to MAQPVFLAAAWSSLGDETLVDKLLVGLQVTSGGRLRAGDVFVPGLHAGEPGVETTADAAFERTLAALQASRVVVAVLDGGRTSDDVAFLVAYAFAAGKPVIGFATERRQVPSHLVRGACAEIVGDVKTLGEALARRLTS from the coding sequence GTGGCGCAGCCGGTCTTCCTCGCGGCGGCATGGTCGAGCCTCGGCGACGAGACGCTCGTGGACAAGCTCCTCGTGGGGCTCCAGGTGACGAGCGGCGGGCGGCTGCGGGCGGGCGACGTCTTCGTCCCCGGCCTGCACGCAGGCGAGCCGGGGGTCGAAACGACCGCGGACGCCGCCTTCGAGCGCACGCTCGCCGCGCTCCAGGCGAGCCGCGTCGTCGTCGCGGTGCTCGACGGCGGAAGGACCTCGGACGACGTCGCCTTCCTCGTCGCGTACGCGTTCGCGGCCGGTAAGCCCGTCATCGGCTTCGCAACGGAGCGGCGTCAGGTTCCGTCGCACCTCGTGCGCGGCGCCTGCGCGGAGATCGTCGGCGACGTGAAGACGCTCGGCGAGGCTCTCGCTCGGCGGCTCACGTCATAA
- a CDS encoding redoxin domain-containing protein: protein MALAVGDPVPDFTLVAATAESRSEWTLSKVLESGPIVLAFYPLAFTSTCTMQLCEARDRLKELEVLGARVFGFSTDTPHSNQRYAAEARLPFPLLSDPNRVVVERIWETQRVSGVDRVPKRGMMVVGADGRVKHVWITDKPGEWPGLDATLTALGS from the coding sequence ATGGCGCTCGCGGTCGGCGATCCCGTCCCCGATTTCACGCTCGTCGCGGCGACGGCCGAGTCGCGGTCGGAATGGACCCTCTCGAAGGTGCTCGAAAGCGGGCCGATCGTCCTCGCCTTCTACCCGCTTGCGTTCACGAGCACGTGCACGATGCAGCTCTGCGAGGCGCGCGACCGCCTCAAGGAGCTCGAGGTCCTCGGGGCGCGCGTCTTCGGGTTCAGCACGGACACGCCGCACTCGAACCAGCGCTACGCCGCCGAAGCGCGCCTGCCGTTCCCGCTCCTCTCCGACCCCAATCGGGTCGTTGTCGAGCGCATCTGGGAGACGCAGCGCGTCTCGGGGGTCGATCGCGTCCCGAAGCGCGGCATGATGGTCGTCGGCGCCGACGGACGCGTCAAGCACGTCTGGATCACCGACAAGCCCGGCGAGTGGCCGGGGCTCGACGCGACGCTCACCGCCCTCGGTTCGTAG
- a CDS encoding OsmC family protein produces the protein MERHASAVWKGSLKEGKGTVSTESGVLNAVPYKFSTRFENEKGTNPEELIGAAHSGCFSMAFSGQLDKAGLKAESIETRASVKMEKEEVGWTVKAVHLDVVAKVPGAPADAVQKAGENAKNGCPISRLLSPGAKVTMSLKVA, from the coding sequence ATCGAGCGTCACGCGAGCGCGGTGTGGAAGGGCAGCCTGAAGGAAGGCAAGGGCACGGTCTCGACCGAGTCGGGCGTCTTGAACGCGGTGCCGTACAAGTTCTCGACCCGTTTCGAGAACGAGAAGGGCACGAATCCGGAGGAGCTCATCGGCGCGGCCCATTCGGGATGCTTCTCGATGGCCTTCTCGGGCCAGCTCGACAAGGCGGGCCTCAAGGCCGAGAGCATCGAGACGCGCGCGAGCGTCAAGATGGAGAAGGAGGAGGTCGGCTGGACCGTGAAGGCCGTCCACCTCGACGTCGTCGCGAAGGTCCCGGGCGCCCCCGCGGACGCCGTGCAGAAGGCCGGCGAGAACGCGAAGAACGGCTGCCCGATCTCGCGCCTCCTTTCGCCGGGCGCGAAGGTCACGATGTCCCTCAAGGTCGCCTGA
- a CDS encoding acyl-CoA dehydrogenase family protein yields MADFTVSDDVRMIQGALRDFIAREVVPHEKRLAKELSDERFLLGDDGFVKPQVMEAVRAIRRKSAALGLYAMHMPVEEGGGGVSKQAMYEAWREVMRHGLGLNLAVLSFVEGPYPLFLRLDDAMKKRYLHPLVRGEKSSAFCLTEPGAGSDVGAIRATAVKKGGSYVLDGAKAYVTNGPYADFYQVFAKTDPAAGLAGISCFLVDCDLPGVSIGKSQLSLHADGAQCEVVFDGVEVPAENRVGDEGEGFALAIGNIGDTRVTIGGMCVGLAEFCQARAVEYAQAREAFGKPIGKLGQIQAMIADNETDIFAADNMLLRTSWLIDQGESAIKETSMVKVFATEMLFRVADRAIQIHGGAGLMRELPLERIFRFARVLRIPEGTSEVQRWTIAKTLGL; encoded by the coding sequence GTGGCCGATTTCACGGTTTCCGACGACGTGCGCATGATCCAGGGCGCCCTGCGCGATTTCATCGCGCGCGAGGTCGTCCCCCACGAAAAGCGGCTCGCCAAGGAGCTTTCGGACGAGCGATTCCTCCTCGGCGACGACGGCTTCGTGAAGCCGCAGGTCATGGAAGCGGTGCGCGCGATCCGGCGCAAATCGGCCGCGCTCGGCCTCTATGCGATGCACATGCCCGTCGAAGAAGGGGGCGGGGGCGTCTCGAAGCAGGCCATGTACGAGGCGTGGCGCGAGGTCATGCGCCACGGCCTCGGCCTCAACCTCGCGGTCCTCTCGTTCGTCGAGGGGCCGTATCCGCTCTTCCTCCGCCTCGACGACGCGATGAAGAAGCGCTACCTGCATCCGCTCGTCCGCGGCGAGAAGTCGAGCGCCTTCTGCCTCACGGAGCCGGGCGCGGGGAGCGACGTCGGCGCGATCCGCGCGACGGCCGTGAAGAAGGGCGGCTCCTACGTCCTCGACGGCGCGAAGGCGTACGTGACGAACGGTCCGTACGCGGATTTCTACCAGGTGTTCGCGAAGACGGATCCCGCGGCGGGCCTCGCGGGCATCTCGTGCTTCCTCGTCGACTGCGACCTCCCGGGCGTCTCGATCGGCAAAAGCCAGCTCTCGCTCCACGCGGACGGAGCGCAGTGCGAGGTCGTCTTCGACGGCGTCGAGGTGCCGGCCGAGAACCGCGTGGGCGACGAGGGCGAGGGGTTTGCGCTCGCGATCGGCAACATCGGCGACACGCGCGTCACGATCGGCGGCATGTGCGTTGGGCTCGCGGAGTTCTGCCAGGCGCGCGCGGTCGAATACGCGCAGGCGCGCGAGGCGTTCGGCAAGCCGATCGGGAAGCTCGGCCAGATCCAGGCCATGATCGCCGACAACGAGACGGACATCTTCGCGGCCGACAACATGCTCCTTCGCACGAGTTGGTTGATCGATCAAGGCGAGAGCGCGATCAAGGAAACGAGCATGGTCAAGGTCTTCGCGACCGAGATGCTTTTCCGGGTGGCCGACCGCGCGATCCAGATCCACGGCGGCGCGGGACTCATGCGGGAGCTGCCGCTCGAACGCATCTTCCGGTTCGCCCGCGTCCTACGCATCCCGGAAGGGACGAGCGAGGTCCAGCGATGGACCATCGCGAAGACGCTCGGGCTATGA
- a CDS encoding winged helix-turn-helix domain-containing protein, with translation MHPTFDDEAVDLRGAPGRLADFAAVLSSPTRVAVLRALMDAKEPLHINEVARRVGVDASPVRTHLELLEKVGLVDEVRPAAGRERRFRTRLANARLVLEGVNRPAPPPGAQASPVPKAVAKLEKRLADLREDADKIAAKARKVQAELRAAYNEASRS, from the coding sequence GTGCATCCGACCTTCGACGACGAGGCCGTCGACCTGCGCGGAGCGCCCGGACGGCTGGCGGATTTCGCGGCCGTCCTCTCCTCGCCCACCCGGGTCGCGGTCCTGCGCGCGCTCATGGACGCGAAGGAACCGTTGCACATCAACGAGGTCGCGCGTCGCGTCGGCGTCGACGCCTCGCCCGTCCGGACGCACCTGGAGCTTCTCGAGAAGGTCGGCCTCGTGGACGAGGTCCGCCCGGCGGCCGGCCGCGAGCGCCGCTTCAGAACGCGTCTCGCGAACGCGCGGCTCGTCCTCGAGGGCGTGAACCGTCCGGCGCCCCCGCCCGGCGCCCAGGCGTCGCCCGTCCCGAAGGCCGTCGCCAAGCTCGAAAAGCGTCTCGCGGATCTCCGGGAGGACGCGGACAAGATCGCGGCGAAGGCGCGCAAGGTCCAGGCGGAGCTTCGCGCGGCCTACAACGAGGCGTCCCGGTCATAG